One Stenotrophomonas oahuensis genomic region harbors:
- a CDS encoding PadR family transcriptional regulator → MTCPREPDSPARSSSARPLSRGDLRLLVLALLAEQPRHGYELIQCIAEMFVRVYTPSAGSIYPVLAQFEASGWVDVSSDGGRRRFQLNALGQAELEAQRDEVNAAMRRVRDSARTIAKANLPMPVREALREVKQALGLHHARWSDENAAVVAQALREAALRIRAGR, encoded by the coding sequence ATGACCTGTCCACGCGAACCTGATTCCCCTGCCCGCTCCAGCAGCGCGCGGCCGCTGAGCCGGGGTGACCTGCGCCTGCTGGTGCTGGCGCTGCTGGCGGAGCAGCCGCGGCATGGCTATGAGCTCATCCAGTGCATCGCAGAGATGTTCGTGCGGGTATACACGCCCAGTGCGGGCTCGATCTACCCGGTGCTGGCGCAGTTCGAGGCGTCTGGTTGGGTGGATGTGAGCAGTGATGGTGGCCGGCGGCGGTTTCAGCTCAATGCGCTGGGACAGGCGGAGCTGGAGGCGCAGCGCGATGAGGTGAATGCGGCGATGCGCCGCGTTCGCGACAGCGCGCGCACGATTGCGAAGGCGAATTTGCCGATGCCGGTGCGGGAGGCGCTGCGTGAGGTGAAGCAGGCGCTTGGGTTGCATCACGCGCGGTGGTCGGATGAGAACGCTGCTGTTGTGGCGCAGGCGTTGCGCGAGGCGGCTTTGAGGATTCGGGCCGGGCGGTGA
- a CDS encoding siderophore-interacting protein, whose product MALHEHQLLRHTVKFRPLQVLRTEELTPSMRRVVVGGPALEGFDSPAPDDHVKLFFPNAAGEFVVPTMTEHGPRYPEGQEPSPARDYTPRWWDLEAGELAIDFVLHGDGVASRWASNAKPGDAIAVGGPRGSHITADDFDTYVLIGDETALPAIARWLEQLPEGARAQVYVEVPSAEDRQELPEDERIAVSWLERNWFDAATSTLLEDVFTDFEEPEGDTFYWIATESRRARMMRKYLEGHLGVPKEWIRSKGYWKAHGDEHEGD is encoded by the coding sequence ATGGCTTTGCACGAACATCAGTTGCTGCGTCATACCGTGAAGTTCCGCCCGCTGCAGGTGCTGCGCACCGAAGAGCTGACCCCCAGCATGCGCCGGGTGGTGGTGGGTGGGCCGGCGTTGGAGGGCTTTGATTCGCCCGCGCCGGACGACCACGTGAAGTTGTTCTTCCCCAATGCAGCGGGGGAATTTGTGGTGCCCACCATGACCGAACACGGCCCGCGCTACCCGGAAGGCCAGGAGCCCTCCCCTGCGCGTGATTACACGCCGCGCTGGTGGGACCTGGAGGCGGGGGAGCTGGCGATCGACTTCGTGCTGCATGGCGACGGCGTGGCGTCGCGCTGGGCGTCGAATGCGAAGCCGGGTGATGCGATTGCGGTGGGTGGGCCGCGTGGGTCGCATATCACCGCGGATGACTTTGATACGTATGTGCTGATTGGCGATGAGACCGCGCTGCCGGCGATTGCGCGGTGGTTGGAGCAGTTGCCGGAGGGTGCGCGGGCGCAGGTGTATGTGGAAGTGCCTTCGGCGGAGGACCGGCAGGAGCTGCCTGAGGATGAGCGGATTGCGGTTTCGTGGCTGGAGCGGAATTGGTTTGATGCGGCCACCAGCACGCTGCTGGAGGACGTGTTTACTGATTTCGAGGAGCCGGAGGGGGATACGTTCTACTGGATTGCCACCGAGTCACGCCGGGCGCGGATGATGCGGAAGTATCTGGAGGGGCATCTGGGGGTGCCGAAGGAGTGGATCCGGTCGAAGGGGTATTGGAAGGCGCACGGGGATGAGCATGAGGGGGATTGA